In the Campylobacter showae genome, one interval contains:
- a CDS encoding amino acid ABC transporter permease — MDFEFIKEFTPMFVKAGIFTVKLSLYGILLSLVIGIFCTLVKFYKVKLLTPIVNGYIEVSRNTPLLIQLFFLYYGLSKFGLNLSAFTCAVAGLAFLGGSYMAESFRLGFEAVKKTQIEAALSVALTQGQILHYVILPQAFSVSIPSIAANVIFLIKETSVISIIALPDLVYATKDIIGLYYMTDEALFMLVVSYLIIILPISLALFWLEKRMRVGRS; from the coding sequence ATGGATTTTGAGTTTATAAAAGAATTTACGCCGATGTTTGTAAAAGCGGGCATTTTCACCGTCAAGCTCTCGCTTTACGGCATCTTGCTCTCGCTTGTTATCGGTATATTTTGCACGCTGGTTAAATTTTACAAGGTCAAGCTCCTAACGCCTATCGTAAACGGCTACATCGAGGTTTCTAGAAACACGCCGCTGCTTATACAGCTTTTTTTCCTCTACTACGGACTTAGCAAATTCGGGCTAAATTTGAGCGCCTTTACCTGCGCGGTCGCGGGACTTGCGTTTCTGGGCGGCAGCTATATGGCGGAGAGTTTTCGCCTTGGTTTTGAGGCGGTAAAAAAGACGCAGATCGAGGCCGCGCTTAGCGTCGCACTCACGCAGGGGCAAATTTTACACTACGTTATCTTGCCTCAGGCTTTTAGCGTTTCGATCCCCTCTATTGCCGCTAACGTCATCTTTCTCATCAAAGAAACCTCGGTCATCAGCATCATCGCCCTACCCGACTTGGTCTATGCGACCAAGGACATCATCGGGCTTTACTACATGACCGACGAGGCGCTTTTTATGCTCGTAGTTAGCTATTTGATTATCATTTTGCCGATATCTTTGGCGTTATTTTGGCTTGAAAAAAGGATGAGAGTTGGACGGAGTTAG
- a CDS encoding amino acid ABC transporter ATP-binding protein encodes MSEILKLSNLSKSYGDLQVLKGIDLSVKNGEVVVILGPSGCGKSTTLRCINGLEPFDGGQIEIAGEKIDKDYKDWIKIRQKVGMVFQNYELFDHMNVIENIVLGPVKAQKRSREEVEKEAEAWLEKVGLKHKKYAYPKELSGGQKQRIAIVRALCMRPEIMLFDEITASLDPEIVREVLDVVINLAKEGMTMLIVTHEMGFARSVANRIVFMDEGKIVEESKPEAFFTHPKSERAKKFLNLFSF; translated from the coding sequence ATGAGCGAAATTTTAAAACTCTCAAATTTAAGCAAATCTTACGGCGACTTGCAGGTGCTAAAAGGCATCGACCTTAGCGTCAAAAACGGCGAAGTAGTCGTGATCCTAGGACCCTCGGGCTGCGGCAAGAGCACAACTCTGCGCTGCATAAACGGCCTTGAGCCATTTGACGGCGGACAGATAGAGATAGCCGGCGAAAAGATCGATAAAGACTACAAAGACTGGATCAAAATCCGCCAAAAAGTGGGCATGGTTTTTCAAAACTACGAGCTGTTTGACCATATGAACGTCATCGAAAATATCGTGCTAGGCCCGGTAAAAGCGCAAAAAAGAAGCCGCGAAGAGGTCGAAAAAGAGGCCGAGGCGTGGCTAGAAAAAGTAGGCCTAAAACACAAAAAATACGCCTATCCAAAGGAGCTTAGCGGCGGGCAAAAGCAGCGTATCGCCATCGTGCGCGCGCTTTGCATGAGGCCCGAGATTATGCTGTTTGACGAGATAACGGCCTCGCTAGACCCCGAAATCGTGCGCGAGGTGCTGGACGTCGTCATAAATCTCGCAAAAGAGGGCATGACGATGCTAATCGTAACTCATGAGATGGGCTTTGCGCGCTCGGTGGCGAATCGTATAGTCTTTATGGATGAGGGCAAAATCGTCGAGGAGAGCAAACCTGAGGCGTTTTTCACGCATCCAAAAAGCGAACGCGCGAAGAAATTTTTAAATTTATTTTCGTTTTAG
- a CDS encoding amino acid ABC transporter permease has translation MDGVSILFDPLVLKRLIFEGLWMSVQISAISIAISLVLGTFLGVAMSSKNKFIFFVLKICLEIVRIMPQIVWLFLFYYGASKAFGLDISKFNASLIVFSLWGVFEMMDIVRGAIVSIPRHQFESAAALALSKTQIYLYVVIPLATRRLVPAGVNLLSRIIKTTPIVALIGVPDLLKVGQQTIETASLTANPTVPFWIYGFIFLLYFLICYPISKLSKILENRWA, from the coding sequence TTGGACGGAGTTAGTATTTTATTCGACCCGCTGGTCTTAAAGCGGCTAATTTTCGAGGGGCTGTGGATGAGCGTGCAGATTTCGGCCATCTCGATCGCGATCTCCCTTGTTTTAGGCACGTTTTTGGGCGTGGCTATGAGCTCGAAAAACAAATTTATCTTTTTCGTGCTCAAAATTTGCCTAGAAATCGTTCGTATCATGCCTCAAATCGTCTGGCTATTTTTGTTTTACTACGGTGCAAGCAAGGCGTTTGGGCTTGATATCTCTAAATTTAACGCCTCGCTCATCGTATTTAGCTTGTGGGGCGTGTTTGAGATGATGGATATCGTGCGCGGCGCGATCGTCTCGATACCGCGGCATCAGTTTGAAAGCGCGGCGGCTCTGGCGCTTAGCAAGACTCAAATTTATCTTTACGTCGTGATCCCGTTAGCCACGCGCCGCCTAGTGCCTGCGGGCGTAAATTTGCTAAGTCGTATCATCAAAACCACCCCGATCGTCGCTCTCATCGGCGTGCCCGACCTGCTAAAAGTCGGCCAGCAAACGATCGAGACCGCGAGCCTAACGGCAAATCCGACAGTGCCGTTTTGGATATACGGCTTTATATTTTTATTATATTTTCTCATCTGCTATCCTATCTCAAAACTATCCAAGATACTTGAAAACAGATGGGCATAA
- a CDS encoding cysteine ABC transporter substrate-binding protein, protein MRKLLFSFLATFAAVFLTGQANLQAAEADALAKIKERGYVRVGVFSDKPPFGYVDKEGKNQGYDIYFAKRIAKDLLGDESKVKFELVEAAGRVEVLVADKVDITLANFTKTPERARVVDFALPYMKVSLGVVSPDGAVIKSVDELKGKKLIVNKGTTADAYFTKNHPDIELIKYDQNTETFAALVDKRGAALAHDNALLFAWAKENPGFTVGIEALGEVDVIAPAVKKGNKALLEWLNNEIVELGKENFFHKNYDATLKPIYGDSVNPESLVVEGGKL, encoded by the coding sequence ATGAGAAAACTTCTGTTTTCATTTTTGGCAACATTCGCCGCCGTCTTTCTAACGGGTCAGGCTAATTTGCAGGCTGCCGAAGCGGACGCTTTGGCTAAAATCAAAGAGCGCGGATACGTGCGCGTGGGCGTTTTTAGCGACAAACCGCCGTTTGGCTACGTCGATAAAGAGGGCAAAAACCAAGGCTACGACATATATTTCGCCAAACGCATCGCAAAGGATCTGCTAGGCGACGAGAGCAAGGTAAAATTTGAGCTCGTAGAAGCAGCAGGCCGCGTAGAAGTGCTAGTAGCCGACAAAGTCGACATCACTTTGGCAAATTTCACCAAAACCCCTGAGCGTGCTAGAGTCGTTGATTTCGCACTTCCGTATATGAAAGTATCCTTAGGCGTAGTTAGCCCTGACGGCGCAGTCATAAAAAGCGTGGACGAGCTAAAAGGCAAAAAACTAATCGTCAATAAAGGCACGACCGCGGACGCGTATTTTACGAAAAATCACCCTGACATCGAGCTTATAAAATACGACCAAAACACCGAAACCTTCGCCGCTTTGGTCGATAAAAGAGGCGCGGCGCTAGCGCACGATAACGCTCTGCTTTTTGCGTGGGCTAAAGAAAATCCTGGCTTTACCGTCGGTATCGAAGCCCTAGGCGAGGTTGACGTCATCGCTCCTGCGGTCAAAAAAGGCAACAAAGCGCTACTTGAGTGGCTAAATAACGAAATCGTGGAGCTTGGCAAGGAAAATTTCTTCCACAAAAACTACGACGCTACGCTAAAACCGATCTACGGCGATAGCGTAAATCCAGAATCTCTCGTCGTTGAAGGCGGGAAGCTGTAA